The following are from one region of the Elgaria multicarinata webbii isolate HBS135686 ecotype San Diego chromosome 13, rElgMul1.1.pri, whole genome shotgun sequence genome:
- the LOC134408393 gene encoding chemerin-like receptor 1 has translation MDPFTSFPYDDDVLYWNGSQPVGLSSNTAHISWVMKMFSMAISSITLLLGTTGNGLVIFLTGFRMKKTVTTIWYLNLAVADFIFAICLSSDITYEALNHWTLGRLMCKLDTVVPFLNMFASVFFLTAISADRCISVVHPVLALNHRTLWRASLMAVFIWTMALVLSSPYFSFRDTERSFDDVILCTYNFGSDDASQLTTHRSMVATEFVLGFLIPFSVILACYCAIVVKLKGKIFGRFGRSFKIIVAVVVAFFCCWFPFHLFSILEMLDDSLEMKDILDIGFPLAKSLICLNSCLNPLLYAFMGPDCRMTNWQSLLSAFKGAFSENWATASFSSHRNSSSTSGMESSMV, from the coding sequence ATGGATCCCttcacctcctttccatatgatgaTGACGTCCTCTACTGGAATGGAAGCCAGCCCGTGGGCCTTTCCTCAAATACTGCCCACATCTCATGGGTGATGAAAATGTTTTCCATGGCAATTTCCAGCATCACTTTGCTTCTGGGGACCACAGGCAATGGACTAGTTATCTTCCTCACTGGTTTCCGCATGAAGAAGACGGTTACCACCATATGGTATCTCAACTTGGCTGTGGCTGATTTCATTTTCGCCATCTGCCTCTCATCTGACATAACCTACGAGGCCCTGAATCACTGGACTCTAGGAAGGCTGATGTGCAAACTTGACACTGTGGTGCCCTTCCTCAACATGTTTGCCAGCGTCTTCTTCTTGACCGCCATCAGCGCTGACCGTTGCATTTCTGTGGTGCATCCAGTCTTGGCCTTGAACCACCGTACGCTCTGGCGGGCTTCCCTCATGGCTGTATTCATCTGGACAATGGCCTTGGTTCTCAGCTCCCCCTACTTCAGTTTCCGTGACACAGAACGCTCCTTCGATGATGTAATACTGTGCACCTACAACTTTGGTTCCGACGATGCTAGTCAGCTAACGACGCACCGTTCCATGGTGGCTACTGAATTTGTGCTTGGTTTTCTCATCCCCTTCAGTGTCATTCTGGCCTGCTACTGTGCCATTGTTGTTAAACTAAAAGGCAAGATCTTTGGTCGATTTGGAAGGTCCTTCAAAATCATAGTGGCAGTAGTGGTGGCCTTCTTCTGCTGCTGGTTCCCCTTCCACCTCTTCTCCATTCTCGAAATGTTGGATGACAGCCTGGAAATGAAAGACATCCTTGATATAGGTTTCCCATTGGCTAAAAGCCTGATCTGCCTCAACAGCTGCCTCAATCCCCTTTTATATGCCTTCATGGGGCCAGATTGCCGAATGACGAATTGGCAATCCCTCTTGTCAGCCTTCAAAGGGGCGTTCAGTGAGAACTGGGCCACAGCCTCTTTTTCCAGCCACAGAAACTCCAGTTCCACTTCGGGAATGGAGTCCAGCATGGTTTGA
- the LOC134407956 gene encoding chemerin-like receptor 1, with protein MKRMSVVSMVIYSLAFVLGVSGNGLVIFITGFRMKKTVNTVWFLNLAIADFTFTLFLPLSIAHVALEFHWPFGLVMCKINSTLAFLNLYASVYLLMVISVDRCISVRHPVWAQNHRTPHRASVVALGVWILALVLCSPNVYFRDTLNHPEDETLTICYNNFGNSTEVTNSWHRGLVISRFIFGFVIPFSVIVACYGAIVLRLRRNRLAPSSKPFKVITAVIVAFFVCWFPLHVFSFLELEGGEREELHLVLAIGLPLTSSLAFINSCLNPILYVFMGHDFKEKLRRSLFSVFEDAFAEESSQCTASTKTKSSMELESQDR; from the coding sequence ATGAAAAGGATGAGCGTTGTCTCAATGGTAATCTACAGCCTGGCCTTCGTGTTGGGGGTCAGCGGTAACGGGCTGGTCATTTTCATCACTGGTTTCCGTATGAAGAAGACGGTGAACACTGTCTGGTTCCTCAACTTGGCCATTGCTGATTTTACCTTCACCCTCTTCCTACCCCTGAGCATCGCCCACGTAGCCCTGGAATTTCATTGGCCATTTGGCCTGGTAATGTGCAAGATTAATAGCACCTTAGCATTCCTCAACCTTTATGCCAGCGTTTACCTCCTTATGGTCATCAGTGTAGACCGCTGCATTTCTGTGAGGCACCCTGTGTGGGCTCAGAATCACCGCACACCCCATCGGGCTTCCGTGGTGGCCTTGGGGGTTTGGATTCTGGCTTTGGTGTTGTGTTCTCCAAATGTCTATTTCAGGGATACACTAAACCACCCAGAAGATGAGACTCTGACCATCTGCTATAACAATTTCGGCAACAGTACAGAGGTAACGAATTCCTGGCATCGTGGTCTGGTCATCAGCCGATTCATCTTTGGCTTTGTCATTCCCTTCAGCGTCATCGTCGCTTGCTACGGAGCAATTGTTCTGAGGCTGAGGAGGAACCGGTTGGCCCCATCAAGCAAGCCTTTCAAGGTCATTACAGCAGTGATTGTGGCCTTTTTTGTCTGTTGGTTCCCCCTTCATGTTTTCTCCTTTCTTGAGTTAGAGGGCGGAGAGCGAGAAGAGCTGCATTTGGTATTGGCTATTGGTCTTCCCTTGACGTCTAGCCTGGCCTTCATCAACAGCTGCCTCAACCCCATCCTGTATGTCTTCATGGGGCATGATTTCAAGGAGAAGCTGAGACGCTCCCTCTTCTCTGTCTTTGAGGATGCCTTTGCTGAGGAGAGCAGCCAGTGCACAGCAAGCACCAAGACCAAGTCTTCAATGGAGTTGGAGTCCCAGGACAGATAA